TGCGAGCCGGTCTGTCCGGTGTACGCGACCTATCACTCGCCCGACGGGCTCAACGTCCAGGTCTACAACCGCTGCGTCGGGACGCGTTACTGCTCCAACGGCTGCCCGTACAAGGTGCGCTACTACAACTGGCACGGGTACGGGGAGAAGGAGCGGCGCCAGTACGCCTTCCCCGAGCCGTTGCACCTGCAGCTCAACCCGGACGTCACCGTGCGCGGCAAGGGCGTCATGGAGAAGTGCTCCTTCTGCGTGCAGCGCATCCGCGAGGCCGAGAACCTGGCCAAGCTCGAGGGGCGCGAACTCAAGCCCGACGAGTTCACGACGGCCTGCGCCCAGGCGTGCCCGTCGAAGGCGATCGTCTTCGGTGACGCGGCCGACGACAACTGGTCGGTGGCCAAGCTGGCCAAGGATGCACGCGGCTACCACGTGTTCGAGGAACTCAGTACCTACACCGCGGTGGTTTACTTGAAGCGCGTCAATCATCCGGCGGGAGGAGCCAACTGATGGCAACCTTCGCCGAACCGCTCCGGCCGAACGTCGCCTCGGCCAACGTGCAGCTCCCGGGGGTCCGGGACTACGAGCAGGTCGACAACGAGATCATCGGGACGCTCAAGCCAAGCGCCGGCTGGTTCGGCGCGCTGGGCATCGCGATCGCGCTCTTCCTCGTCGGCGCCGCGGCGTGGATCTACCAGATCTACTGGGGACTCGGGAACGCGGGCTACGCCCCGCCGGTGATGTGGGGGGTCTACATCATCACCTTCGTCTTCTGGGTCGGCATCGGCCACGCCGGGACGCTCATCTCGGCGATCCTCTTCCTCTTCCGCGCCGGCTTCCGCACCACGATCTACCGATGCGCGGAGGCGATGACGGTCTTCGCGGTCATGACGGCCGGCCTCTTCCCGATCATCCACATCGGGCGGCCGTGGAAGTTCTTCTGGCTGGTCCCCTATCCCAACTGGCGCCTCATCTGGCCGAACTTCAAGTCGCCGCTGGTGTGGGACGTCTTCGCGATCCTCACCTACCTCACGGTCTCCGCGACCTTCCTGTACGTGGGGCTCATCCCGGACATCGCGGTGCTGCGCGACCGCGAGACGAACCCGGTGCGCAAGCGGATCCTGGCCGTGCTGTCGCTGGGGTGGCGGAACTCGGAGCCGGAGTGGCGCCACTTCATGAAGATGTACCTGTTCCTGGCGGCCTTCTCCACGCCGCTGGTGCTCTCGGTCCACTCGGTCGTGTCGTTCGACTTCGCCATGGCGCTCACGCCCGGATGGCACGCCACGATCTTCCCGCCGTACTTCGTGGCCGGCGCCATCTTCTCGGGCATCGGGATGGTGTTCACGATCATCATCCCCATCCGGAAGTTCTTCAAGCTCGAGCACTACGTCACCATCAACCACCTCGACGCGGCGGCCAAGCTGGCCCTCTTCACGTCGATGGTGGTCGGGTGCGCGTACCTGATCGAGTTCTGGGTCGCGTGGTACTCCGGCGTGGCGGTGGAGCAGGACTACTTCTGGAATCGCGTCTTCGGCGAATGGTGGTGGGCCGCGTGGATCATGCTGACCTGCAACATGATCTTCCCGCTCTCGCTCTTCTCGCAGAAGCTGCGCCGCAACCCGACCTGGCTCTTCATCCTCTCGATCTTCATCAACATCGGGATGTGGTTCGAGCGGTTCGTGATCATCGTCCCGTCGCTCTCGCACGAGTTCGAGCCCTGGCAGTGGGGGCACTACGCGCCGAGCTGGGTCGACGTCGCGATCCTCGTCGGGTCGTTCGGGTGGTTCTTCATGTGGTTCCTCCTCTTCATCAAGCAGCTCCCCGTGGTGGCGATCGCCGAGGTGAAGGAAATCGTCCCGCCCAAGCTGCGCGCCCATGCGCGCGGGCACGGGATCGACGCCAGCGGGCATCACCTCCCCTACGGCACCGAGACGCCGGGAGAATTCGACTGATGCGACGCGGACTTGTGGCAGCGTTTCGTGAGATCGACGCGACCTGCGACGCGATCGAAGCGCTGAAGAAGAAGAAGTACGAGTTCACCGTCTACACGCCCGCGCCACGGCACGAGATCGAGCACGCGGTGGCCGCGCCGATGAGTCCCGTGCGCCGCTTCACCCTGATCGGCGGATTGATCGGCGTGACCTTCGGCTACTGGATCGCCGTGTGGACCTCGGAGTACTGGCCGCTCGTCGTGGGCGGCAAGGCCATCGCCAGCTGGATCCCGTACACCATCATCGGCTTCGAAGTCATGGTGCTCGTCGGGGCCCTGTCGACCGTGGCCGCCATGTTCATCAACTCGCGCATCCCGAAGATCACCGCCACGGTGGGCTTCGACCCGCGCTTCACGCACGGCGACTATGGCATCTACGTACAGGCGGCGCCCGAACGGCTCAAGGAGGCCGAGGAGACGCTGCGCGCCCACGGTGCCGTCGACGTGAGGACCGAGTCATGATGCGTCGAGCAGACGGGACGTCGCGCAGACGGAAAGACGAGATGACGCGCCGAATCATGCCCACCGTCCGACGCTTCGCGCTCATCGCGCCGGCGGTCCTCTCGCTCACGGCGTGCGAGTGGTTCACCGACTTCAAGCGCCAGCCGATGGTGACCACCTGGGAGCAGGATTCGATCCTCAAGTCGGTGCGTGGCGCGCCGCAGGGATCGGTGCCGCGCACCGGGACCGCGGTGAGCGCCATGCAGGTGTCCTATGCCAGCCTCCCGTTCCAGATCGACACGATCGGGGCGCTGGCGCAGAACCCGACCCCGGTGACCGAGGCGTCGCTGGCCAACGGGCACAAGTACTACGAGATCAACTGCGCCGTCTGTCACGGCGAGAAAGGTGATGGCATGGGGGCGGCCACCAGGTACGGCATCCCCCCCTTCAACCTCCTCCTGGACATGACGAAGAATCGCACCGACGGCTACATCTTCGGCATGATGCGCAACGGCCGCGGCCTGATGCCGTCGTACAACCGCATCGAGGAAGCCGACCGCTGGGACGTGGTGAACTACCTGCGCGCCCTGCAAGGCCTGGTGACCGGTGTGCAGGTCGCGACCGGCCCCCTCGCGATGCCGGGGGTCAACGGCGACAAGGTCCCGGGACCGACCGCGCTTGGTCCTAACCGCTGGGTGCCGCACGTGGCCCCGGGGCTCATCGGAACGCCGGGCGCCTCGAGCGAACCGGCGAAGACGGGAGAACACGAGTGAGCGCACATCACGGAGCAGATACGCCCTCCCGGCAGGACCTGGTCGCGATGATCCAGGCCAAGCCGGTGCCAAAGAACCTGCGCACGATCTCCCTGGTCCTCGCGGCCGTCGGCTTCGCCGTCTTCCTCGCGGGCGCGGTGATGGGCGAAGATCGCGTCTGGCAGGCGTTCCACGTCAACTGGCTCTTCTTCACCATCCCGGCGTCGGCCGGGGTGATGCTGGCCGCGGTGCAGCGCATCACCACGGCGCGCTGGTCGCGTTCGGTGATCCGCCTCGTCGAAGGGATGGTCGCCTGGCTCCCCGTCGCCTTCGTCCTCCTCCTCCTCACGCTCTTCATCGGGAAGGGACACATCTTCCCGTGGGTGCACGAGACGATCACGATCCCGGAGAAGGCGAAGTGGCTCGACCCGACCTTCTTCACGCTCCGCGTGATCCTGGTCTTCGGCATCATCACCGCGCTCAGCCTCTGGTACACCTACACATCGGTGCGCGTGGACGTGGGGCTCCTCCCGGAGTGGGGCGCCTCGTGGGCCAAGGGGATCCGTGACGGCATGCGCCGCGGCTTCGGGGAAGAGCGCCGCGAGATGCACTCGACCCACTCGCTCCAGGGACGCTTGGCCGTCTTCCTCGCCCTCGCCTTCGGCTTCGGCTGGACGATGCTCTCGTGGGACCTGTCCATGTCGATGGACTACCACTTCCAGAGCACGATGTACGGGTGGCAGGTCTTCATGGGCGGCTGGCTCGTGATGCTGATGATGTTCGCCCTCCTCCTGCGCTGGTGGCGCGACTTCATGGGGGCGCACGACGTCATCACCGACACCCAGCTCCACGATGTCGGCAAGCTCTGCTTCGCCTTCACCGCCTTCTGGGGATACCTGACCTTCTCGCAGTACCTCGTGATCTGGTACGGCAACTGGTCCGAGGAGACGCATCGCCTGCGCCTCATCCTCATCCAGCCGTGGACCGGCCTGAGCGTCTCGGTCGTCTTCCTGGTCTTCCTGGCGCCGTTCTTCGGCCTCCTGGGCAAGGCGCCCAAGCTCTACATGCCGACCATGGCGCTCTTCTCGGCGACGACGATGATCGGCATGTGGATCCATCGGTACCTCGAGATCTACCCGCCGATCTACGTCCAGACCGTCACGTCGGTCCCCTTCGGCATCTGGGAGATCGGGACGACACTCGGCTTCCTTGGCCTGTTCGGCTACGTGTACCTGCAGTTCATGGATGCCTTCCCGCGCATGCGCGTGGTGTGGATGACGTCGCCGCATCGCGACGAGATGCAGGTGCCCGTCGACCCGCGCACCATGGAGCCCCTCCCGGCGCACGAGTAGCGGACGGAGGGCGAGGGGAC
This DNA window, taken from Gemmatimonadetes bacterium SCN 70-22, encodes the following:
- a CDS encoding hydrogenase, encoding MATFAEPLRPNVASANVQLPGVRDYEQVDNEIIGTLKPSAGWFGALGIAIALFLVGAAAWIYQIYWGLGNAGYAPPVMWGVYIITFVFWVGIGHAGTLISAILFLFRAGFRTTIYRCAEAMTVFAVMTAGLFPIIHIGRPWKFFWLVPYPNWRLIWPNFKSPLVWDVFAILTYLTVSATFLYVGLIPDIAVLRDRETNPVRKRILAVLSLGWRNSEPEWRHFMKMYLFLAAFSTPLVLSVHSVVSFDFAMALTPGWHATIFPPYFVAGAIFSGIGMVFTIIIPIRKFFKLEHYVTINHLDAAAKLALFTSMVVGCAYLIEFWVAWYSGVAVEQDYFWNRVFGEWWWAAWIMLTCNMIFPLSLFSQKLRRNPTWLFILSIFINIGMWFERFVIIVPSLSHEFEPWQWGHYAPSWVDVAILVGSFGWFFMWFLLFIKQLPVVAIAEVKEIVPPKLRAHARGHGIDASGHHLPYGTETPGEFD